The Lates calcarifer isolate ASB-BC8 linkage group LG7_2, TLL_Latcal_v3, whole genome shotgun sequence DNA window catctaactcaatAAGAGTATTTCCCCACGTCTTGACTTCTCAAATGCATGCTACACAATATCATTACCTGGTAATCCAACTAACATGCAGCTGATCTGAATAGTACATAACCTCAGTTATTAATACACAGTTAAATTTatcaaaatgtaatgttaatgtaacaTTTAGAAATGAAGGCAGACTGGATGTTCACCACTCAGGCAAGGTTTAGGAGTATGCTAAGTGACATATTATACTGAGATGAATGGACAGCTGTGGCTGTGGACAGCTTTATTCAAATTTAAAGAATCAAACAGTATAATCTATACAGTTATTTCCAGAAAATTAGCTAAAATATGTTAAACCACTCCTGTGGCTGTATACTGTGAGTCCTCTGGAACAAACACAAGAAATCTGCCCTTGTGTCTTTTGGAAATTTTACATGTCGGTATCTTTAAACAAGGTAGCGAAAACTGCACACGTAACGTTTGATTCAAGTGCAAGcaagagtatgtgtgtgtgcttcccTGGGTTGGCAGATAAATGTTAATGCAGGACAGGAGATTAtatgatttttgtgtgtgatacACTGCTGCAGTACACAGGAACCAGAAGTTCAAACAGGCAGTGAGGCGGCTAATGGAAGCAGTGTGGATTATTCATGTTGGACTCAGTGTCTTATTACAGTGTCGTGTTGCAGCTTTGCATtctcaggcacacacacacacacacactgatcattgCCAATTATAAATTTGTttatgtgcacacagacacaaacacaccaccagAAGCCTCAGATCCACTACTTCACAGATTTTTCTTGTTTGGATGATTGTAAAGAGCGTGTTAGTCATGTATCTACTGATGAATCAGTGTATGTCTCTCTGTATGCAGTAAATCTGTATGGCTGTGTCTGTCATTGTGTGTGCGAATAAGTCAACATATGACAGCTATGGAAACGGAccctggttttgttttgtgctcaACTCTAAACTCAGTTTGgcagtgtgtgtctctcatcatgtttttgtgtgttgtatgtgtgtttacaggcaGGCAGTGATGGGGAGAGCATTGGAAACTGTCCATTCTCTCAGCGCCTCTTCATGATCCTCTGGCTGAAAGGAGTAGTGTTTAATGTCACCACTGTTGACCTCAAGaggtaataataatatcataataGAACAAAGTATTATTACACAAAAACACTATTAAAGACTAGAGGATAGAGAATTAATGTCACCTCTACTATTATACTGTCTTGGTTCAACACTGGGACCAGTGGGACCAAAACATAGCTTAAAGGAGAGTCAGTATTGGTCTTAAATTCACCAGGTAGCCAGAAAAACAACTCCAACCGAATGCTAATGCTACTTTGTGTCTACTGGATGTGTAACTAGTCAAGTGTTTGCTAGCAAGTTTGTCATATATCATGATTTAGAGGGTGATAATATGTTAGCGTTGTGCTTACAGCTTGTTCCTGCtgccaaaaatgacaaaatgatcaGTTATTCCATTAAATCTAATGATAATTCTGAGTTTAAAGTCGATGTTAAACATAGGTGTGGCtttatgttaaatgtcaaatgGTCCACTGGTCTTGTGCGAAATTTCATTAATAAGATATTAATCCATCTAAACTCTTGGGCAAATTTCCCTCAGCCTCAATTATTCTTTTAGCCTAATGCTAACATATTATACACAAATACATGGAGATTATGAATGAACTCTCAggtcatatttaaaaaaaaaaaaaaaaactgtgatcaCTAATTGTGATTGGGAAATGAGGCCCATGGTAGTTAGTGCTTGCAGCAATAGGCGCCATGGCTGAATAGAAAGTAATTAATCACACCATACTGTATATGGATGGGGTTGTAAAATGATTCCACTCTGATTAGGAAACCGGCTGACCTTCACAACCTGGCCCCAGGGACACACCCGCCCTTCCTCACCTTCCAGGGGGAGGTTCTCACTGACGTCAACAAAATAGAGGAGTACTTGGAGGCAATGCTGGCTCCACCAAAGTAGgtcttacacacaaacacacacaaacaggaataGGAAGTAGAGTAAGCAACATCCTAACTAACACCATGTTCGTGTTTGTTAGGTATCCCAAGCTAGCAGCAAAGAACCGTGAATCCAACACAGCAGGAAATGATGTATTTGCCAAGTTCTCAGCTTAtgtcaaaaacacaagagcagaTAAAAATCGAGGTAACTAACAGTATATCCAGTAAGCATATACATCCATTATAATCCAACCAAAAGCACTGGTTTATTAACTTTAATGACCCTAAGACCTGGAAGTGCGTTCTGTCTATTTCAGACTTAGAGAAGAGTCTAAACAAGGCCTTGGCTAAGCTGGATGAGTATCTGATGAGTCCACTACCCGATGAAGTTCAGGCAGGACGCCACATCGGCAAGGGAGAATCTACCCGCAAATATTTGGATGGAGATGAACTGACATTGGCAGACTGCAACCTCCTGCCCAAACTCCATGTTGTCAAGGTAACCTGTTTTGGGTTGGTTTGGCTTAGTTTGGTTCATTTGATTTTGTCAATTTGTTTCTGACAGTAGTATTGTTTTTGGCAGGTTGTTGCGAAGAAATACCGAAACTATGACATCCCGTCTGAATTCAGAGGGTTGTGGCGTTATCTTAACAATGCCTACAAACGAGATGAGTTCACCAACACGTGCGCAGCTGATGTGGAAATCGAGCTAGCCTATAAGGATGTAGCCAAGAGGCTGGGAAAATGAATGCATCACGTCCACAGTCACTGTTCAGACTTTCTCTCTTTTGGAAAATCTACTAAATCATACTTCTGAAACACATTACATACATTCTTTACACAGGATGTATCATTTTTAACACTGATGTGCTAAAATATGCTTAAATATGGCAAAGTGGTATCTCAATGAAAAGACGTGGTAAAAATGATTCATCAATTTCGTGTCGAGTATCTACAGTCTGATGCCTCTGTAATGCTGGAAGAGGCTGAAAAATTGTTTGGTAATGATGATTATATTGATGATTgtttgtcaaaaaaaacatcttaagtTGGTAACTGACTGTTAGCTAGGCCCCTTGATAAACAGTGATTGTTAATGCATAGGCTGTATAGAATGGATTGAACAGTTTGTCTGCTTTGTTGTAAACTGCAAAAGTTAGCATGTTGGGCTAACTAGCTTACTACCCACAGTAGATCTGCCAATGCCAAGGAGCATATTGTTAACTAACCACGTT harbors:
- the clic5a gene encoding chloride intracellular channel protein 5a isoform X2; this translates as MTDTAAEEDKDPDIELFVKAGSDGESIGNCPFSQRLFMILWLKGVVFNVTTVDLKRKPADLHNLAPGTHPPFLTFQGEVLTDVNKIEEYLEAMLAPPKYPKLAAKNRESNTAGNDVFAKFSAYVKNTRADKNRDLEKSLNKALAKLDEYLMSPLPDEVQAGRHIGKGESTRKYLDGDELTLADCNLLPKLHVVKVVAKKYRNYDIPSEFRGLWRYLNNAYKRDEFTNTCAADVEIELAYKDVAKRLGK
- the clic5a gene encoding chloride intracellular channel protein 5a isoform X1 — protein: MDPCDKNVYETPEVTYENQSSGVYDLTYDGQYEEPSDLSAEYENTGRAIGIIPDPPSLPPPHHPTEERRSSSSSSSSSSSSSHDEEEEKGETEGWNREKEEEEEKEEEEEKIEVEEISRPVLNWETPEMEVEERNSSRRSSSSSSSSSASEKEEAEEKPEHDKNEPEVILFAKAGSDGESIGNCPFSQRLFMILWLKGVVFNVTTVDLKRKPADLHNLAPGTHPPFLTFQGEVLTDVNKIEEYLEAMLAPPKYPKLAAKNRESNTAGNDVFAKFSAYVKNTRADKNRDLEKSLNKALAKLDEYLMSPLPDEVQAGRHIGKGESTRKYLDGDELTLADCNLLPKLHVVKVVAKKYRNYDIPSEFRGLWRYLNNAYKRDEFTNTCAADVEIELAYKDVAKRLGK
- the clic5a gene encoding chloride intracellular channel protein 5a isoform X3; this translates as MDPCDKNVYETPEVTYENQSSGVYDLTYDGQYEEPSDLSAEYENTGRAIGIIPDPPSLPPPHHPTEERRSSSSSSSSSSSSSHDEEEEKGETEGWNREKEEEEEKEEEEEKIEVEEISRPVLNWETPEMEVEERNSSRRSSSSSSSSSEDKDPDIELFVKAGSDGESIGNCPFSQRLFMILWLKGVVFNVTTVDLKRKPADLHNLAPGTHPPFLTFQGEVLTDVNKIEEYLEAMLAPPKYPKLAAKNRESNTAGNDVFAKFSAYVKNTRADKNRDLEKSLNKALAKLDEYLMSPLPDEVQAGRHIGKGESTRKYLDGDELTLADCNLLPKLHVVKVVAKKYRNYDIPSEFRGLWRYLNNAYKRDEFTNTCAADVEIELAYKDVAKRLGK